In one Desulfobulbaceae bacterium genomic region, the following are encoded:
- the mqnB gene encoding futalosine hydrolase — protein MFLIVTATEQEMAPITRHLTGRSGWTSFVAGIGWLESAVNLTRFLAHHSGSFQAIINCGVAGAFVGAGPDLLDICLAETEDLADVGILQSDGIHPFDTILVPTHFPLDPTLLTRAKATLQKNGIQPWSGPFVSVMAVSGTLSRGEELRSRFCALCENMEGAAVARTAQEFHLPCLEIRAISNMVVNRALSAWRLAEASQRCAEALSCLLPELNQ, from the coding sequence ATGTTTCTGATTGTCACGGCTACAGAACAAGAGATGGCACCAATCACCCGACACCTAACCGGCAGATCAGGGTGGACCTCTTTTGTCGCGGGGATTGGCTGGCTGGAGAGCGCTGTCAATCTCACACGATTTCTCGCCCATCACAGCGGCTCGTTCCAAGCCATTATTAACTGCGGCGTAGCGGGAGCCTTTGTCGGGGCCGGTCCAGACCTCCTTGACATCTGCTTGGCAGAAACAGAAGACCTGGCCGATGTCGGGATCTTGCAGAGTGACGGAATCCACCCTTTTGATACCATCCTGGTCCCAACCCATTTCCCCTTAGATCCCACGCTGCTGACCAGAGCCAAAGCCACTCTGCAAAAAAACGGAATCCAACCATGGTCGGGGCCATTCGTTTCAGTAATGGCGGTCAGCGGCACCTTATCCCGGGGAGAAGAGCTGAGGTCACGATTTTGCGCCCTCTGCGAAAACATGGAAGGCGCCGCCGTAGCCAGAACAGCACAGGAATTCCACCTCCCCTGCCTGGAGATCCGCGCCATCAGCAATATGGTGGTGAATCGCGCCCTCAGCGCCTGGCGTCTGGCTGAAGCAAGCCAACGTTGCGCCGAAGCCTTGAGCTGCCTGCTGCCGGAGTTGAATCAATGA
- a CDS encoding tetratricopeptide repeat protein → MTEHSVFSKKHADTMAQDKRAILEELNLPPEAIKFLRENSKTIQIVLAVTIIAILGWEGYGKYTNTQRNRSADMLYQAMRVDNDQRITQLKALSAKYGTRGSGLWGIIEQGHLAFKEGNFQEAASLYESTLASTSAENPLFPLAQFNLAQAYENLQDQAKAKATYQKLAEIKGFAGEAMLGLARIAEIEGTPDEARTKYQSYIDLPETKDGPTKEWAQNKVHTLTKKK, encoded by the coding sequence ATGACCGAACATTCCGTGTTTTCAAAAAAACATGCCGACACTATGGCTCAGGACAAACGAGCCATCCTTGAAGAGTTGAACCTGCCACCGGAGGCAATCAAGTTCCTCCGTGAAAACAGCAAAACCATCCAGATTGTGCTGGCTGTGACGATTATTGCAATCCTTGGCTGGGAAGGATATGGAAAATATACGAACACGCAACGAAATCGCTCAGCAGATATGTTGTACCAAGCGATGAGGGTTGATAATGATCAACGTATCACCCAACTCAAGGCCCTTTCTGCCAAGTATGGTACCCGTGGCAGTGGTCTGTGGGGAATAATCGAACAAGGTCACCTGGCATTTAAGGAGGGGAACTTTCAAGAGGCTGCTTCTCTCTACGAATCAACACTTGCTTCAACATCTGCAGAAAACCCACTCTTCCCTTTAGCTCAATTCAATCTGGCTCAGGCATACGAGAATTTACAAGATCAAGCCAAAGCCAAAGCAACATACCAGAAATTAGCCGAGATCAAAGGGTTCGCCGGAGAGGCAATGTTGGGACTTGCCAGAATCGCCGAGATTGAAGGCACGCCGGATGAAGCCCGCACCAAATACCAGTCATACATTGATCTTCCGGAGACTAAAGATGGCCCCACCAAAGAGTGGGCACAAAACAAGGTCCACACCCTGACCAAGAAAAAGTAA
- a CDS encoding aspartate 1-decarboxylase, which produces MQRYMLKSKLHRATITEANLNYEGSLTIDRTLMDAVGLIPFEKIKVYNINNGERFDTYVIEGKPGSGHICLNGAAARKGLVGDLIIIVSYALYPEEELVNFRPAIVNLNPDNTIKGLCAC; this is translated from the coding sequence ATGCAGCGCTACATGTTAAAATCGAAACTCCACCGGGCCACCATTACCGAGGCCAACCTGAATTACGAAGGCAGCCTGACCATTGACCGGACCCTGATGGACGCAGTGGGGCTGATCCCCTTCGAAAAGATAAAGGTTTACAACATCAATAACGGTGAACGCTTTGACACCTACGTCATTGAAGGCAAGCCCGGCTCTGGACATATCTGCTTAAATGGCGCGGCAGCCAGGAAAGGGCTGGTTGGAGATCTGATCATCATCGTCAGTTATGCCCTGTATCCTGAGGAAGAACTGGTCAACTTCCGGCCTGCCATCGTTAATTTAAACCCAGACAACACCATCAAAGGTCTCTGCGCCTGCTAA
- a CDS encoding pantoate--beta-alanine ligase: MEIINTVPAMTAWSNQRIKAGASIALIPTMGCLHEGHQALINEAARRADEVVVSIFVNPLQFGPNEDFSRYPRPFDNDCAILSALKTSVLFAPEAQLFYPEGFTTSVAVQGLTDGLCGATRPGHFTGVTTVVAKLFNSVKPTVALFGKKDLQQLAAIKAMVRDLNFDIDIIGHPIVRDADGLALSSRNRYLTITERSSALCLTKAMTSARQWVTQGMTDCCIILDRLRDQITTDPAVTIDYLTIVQESNLAPQTKTDHQSILAMAIKIGSTRLIDNDHLIPEE, encoded by the coding sequence ATGGAAATAATCAACACCGTGCCCGCCATGACCGCCTGGTCCAACCAGCGGATCAAGGCAGGCGCATCAATTGCCTTGATCCCAACCATGGGCTGCCTGCATGAGGGCCATCAAGCCCTTATCAATGAGGCTGCGCGCCGAGCGGACGAAGTTGTGGTGTCGATCTTTGTCAACCCCCTCCAATTTGGCCCAAACGAAGATTTCTCCCGATACCCGCGTCCCTTTGACAACGACTGCGCAATCCTATCAGCTCTCAAGACCAGCGTTCTGTTCGCTCCAGAGGCACAACTATTCTACCCCGAAGGCTTCACCACCTCTGTCGCAGTCCAGGGACTGACCGACGGTCTGTGCGGAGCCACAAGGCCGGGGCATTTCACCGGAGTAACCACGGTGGTGGCCAAGCTTTTCAATAGTGTCAAACCCACTGTGGCGCTCTTTGGCAAGAAGGACCTGCAGCAACTCGCTGCAATCAAGGCCATGGTTCGGGACCTGAATTTCGACATCGACATCATCGGCCACCCTATTGTCCGCGACGCAGACGGCCTGGCCTTAAGTTCACGAAACCGTTATTTGACCATTACTGAACGAAGTTCCGCCCTCTGCCTCACCAAAGCGATGACCAGTGCGCGACAATGGGTTACTCAAGGAATGACGGACTGCTGCATAATCCTTGACCGGTTGCGGGATCAAATTACCACCGACCCAGCAGTAACAATCGATTACCTTACCATTGTCCAAGAAAGCAATCTCGCTCCACAAACTAAGACCGATCATCAATCAATCCTGGCCATGGCAATTAAAATCGGCTCAACCAGACTGATTGACAATGACCATCTGATCCCAGAGGAATAA
- a CDS encoding 1,4-dihydroxy-6-naphthoate synthase — protein sequence MTAQQPLSLGFSPCPNDTFIFHALVSGLIPTPGFLIQPPVLADVESLNQWAMKAKLDITKLSFHALGHVLDQYTLLMAGAALGRGCGPLLISRDEIDPSKLTKQTIAVPGHFTTAAMLLRLCYPECQTLIAMRFDQIMPAVAAGDVSAGVIIHESRFTYPRYGLRLVTDLGSWWEKTTGHPIPLGGIAVRRSLGHKLIAALETAIRNSLRSAHANPAQASLYIRNHAQEIDDQVTANHIALYVNDFSLDLGQEGIAAVRDFLTRGFNAGIFPHSPRL from the coding sequence ATGACAGCTCAGCAGCCATTATCCCTCGGCTTTTCGCCCTGCCCCAACGATACGTTCATCTTCCATGCTTTAGTCTCCGGTCTAATCCCCACGCCAGGATTCCTCATTCAGCCTCCAGTTCTTGCTGACGTAGAAAGCTTGAATCAATGGGCAATGAAAGCAAAACTTGATATAACCAAACTTTCGTTCCACGCACTCGGCCATGTCCTTGATCAATACACCCTGCTCATGGCCGGCGCCGCCCTCGGTCGTGGTTGCGGGCCCTTGTTGATCAGTCGGGACGAGATCGATCCATCAAAACTCACTAAGCAAACCATCGCCGTCCCGGGCCACTTTACCACAGCAGCCATGCTCCTGCGCCTGTGCTACCCCGAATGTCAGACGCTTATTGCCATGCGCTTTGACCAAATCATGCCGGCAGTTGCTGCCGGCGATGTCAGCGCCGGAGTTATTATCCACGAGAGCCGCTTCACCTACCCTCGCTACGGCCTTCGGTTAGTCACCGACCTTGGCTCCTGGTGGGAAAAAACCACCGGGCACCCCATCCCTCTAGGCGGGATTGCAGTTCGCCGCTCATTGGGACATAAACTCATTGCCGCACTCGAAACTGCTATCCGTAACAGCCTTCGCTCTGCCCATGCAAACCCAGCCCAGGCCTCCTTATACATACGAAACCACGCGCAGGAAATTGACGACCAAGTCACTGCCAACCATATCGCACTCTATGTTAACGATTTTTCATTAGATCTTGGACAAGAAGGGATAGCCGCTGTTCGAGATTTTTTAACCAGAGGATTTAACGCCGGAATCTTCCCCCACTCGCCTCGACTCTGA